The following are from one region of the Staphylococcus schleiferi genome:
- the secE gene encoding preprotein translocase subunit SecE: protein MPKKESFFRGVKSEMEKTSWPTGPELVKYTTIVVMTVLFFLLFFYGLDIGIGQLIKMIK from the coding sequence ATGCCAAAAAAAGAAAGCTTTTTCCGAGGCGTTAAATCCGAAATGGAAAAAACAAGCTGGCCAACTGGACCAGAACTTGTAAAATACACAACAATCGTAGTCATGACAGTGCTATTCTTTTTGTTATTCTTCTACGGTTTAGATATTGGAATTGGTCAATTAATTAAAATGATAAAATAG
- the rplK gene encoding 50S ribosomal protein L11: MAKKVEKVVKLQIPAGKANPAPPVGPALGQAGVNIMAFTKEFNARTQEQAGLIIPVEIYVYEDRSFTFITKTPPAAVLLKKAAGIEKGSGEPNKTKVATVTKDQVREIANTKMPDLNAADEEAAMRIVEGTARSMGIIVE, from the coding sequence GTGGCTAAAAAAGTAGAAAAAGTAGTTAAGTTACAAATTCCAGCAGGTAAAGCAAACCCAGCACCACCAGTTGGTCCTGCATTAGGTCAAGCCGGTGTGAACATTATGGCTTTCACAAAGGAATTTAACGCACGTACACAAGAACAAGCAGGTTTAATTATTCCGGTTGAAATTTATGTTTATGAAGATCGTTCATTTACATTTATTACTAAAACACCACCTGCAGCTGTATTACTTAAAAAAGCAGCTGGTATTGAAAAAGGTTCTGGTGAGCCAAACAAAACTAAAGTTGCTACAGTAACAAAAGATCAAGTACGTGAAATTGCTAACACTAAAATGCCTGACTTAAATGCTGCAGACGAAGAAGCAGCTATGCGTATCGTTGAAGGTACTGCACGTAGTATGGGTATTATTGTTGAGTAA
- the nusG gene encoding transcription termination/antitermination protein NusG: MSEELGAKRWYAVHTYSGYENKVKKNLEKRVESMNMTEQIFRVVIPEEEETQVKDGKAKKQMKKTFPGYVLVELVMTDESWYVVRNTPGVTGFVGSAGAGSKPNPLLPDEARFILKQMGMKEKTIDVEVDLGEQVRITSGPFANQVGEISEIEADKFKLTVLVDMFGRETPVEVEFDQIEKL; this comes from the coding sequence ATGTCTGAAGAGTTAGGGGCAAAACGTTGGTATGCAGTACATACCTACTCTGGTTATGAAAATAAAGTGAAAAAGAATTTAGAAAAACGTGTTGAGTCAATGAACATGACAGAACAAATCTTTAGAGTTGTGATTCCTGAAGAAGAAGAGACACAAGTTAAAGATGGAAAAGCTAAAAAGCAAATGAAGAAAACATTTCCTGGTTACGTATTAGTTGAGTTAGTCATGACGGACGAATCGTGGTACGTTGTTAGAAATACACCAGGTGTAACTGGATTTGTAGGATCAGCTGGGGCGGGTTCAAAACCTAACCCATTATTACCAGATGAAGCACGTTTTATTCTTAAGCAAATGGGCATGAAAGAAAAGACAATTGATGTAGAAGTGGATTTAGGTGAACAAGTCCGTATTACTTCTGGGCCGTTTGCAAATCAAGTGGGCGAAATCAGTGAAATTGAAGCGGATAAATTTAAGTTGACTGTATTAGTTGATATGTTTGGACGCGAAACACCAGTTGAAGTTGAATTTGATCAAATAGAAAAACTCTAA
- the cysS gene encoding cysteine--tRNA ligase, whose translation MITLYNTLTRQKETFKPIEPGKVKMYVCGPTVYNYIHIGNARPAINYDVVRRYFEYKGYEVNYVSNFTDVDDKLIKRSQELGETVPEIADRYIKAFHEDTGALNVKPATCNPRVMEHMDDIIKFIQNLIDEGYAYESGGDVYFRTRKFDGYGKLSHQSIDDLKIGARIEQGEQKEEALDFTLWKKAKPGEISWESPFGTGRPGWHIECSVMAYEKLGATIDIHAGGSDLQFPHHENEIAQSEAHNHAPFANYWMHNGFINIDNEKMSKSLGNFILVHDIIKEVDPDVLRFFMISVHYRSPINYNIERVEAARSGLERIRNSYQALIEREAVATNLVDDTNYLEQIEQVLEQFEKVMDDDFNTANAITAWYDLVKLTNKYMLEDNTSTQVIQRFKEVFQIFSDVLGIPLTSQKDEQLLDEEIEKLIEERNEARKAKDFARADEIRDQLKAQNIILEDTPQGVRFKRG comes from the coding sequence ATGATTACATTATATAATACACTAACGCGTCAAAAAGAAACTTTTAAACCGATTGAACCTGGGAAAGTCAAAATGTACGTTTGCGGACCGACTGTTTACAACTACATTCATATTGGAAATGCACGTCCAGCTATTAACTATGATGTTGTCAGACGTTATTTCGAATATAAAGGCTATGAAGTGAATTATGTATCAAATTTCACAGATGTCGATGACAAACTGATTAAACGTTCTCAAGAACTTGGAGAAACAGTACCTGAAATTGCAGATCGTTATATAAAAGCATTCCACGAAGATACGGGTGCATTAAATGTCAAACCGGCAACATGCAACCCACGTGTTATGGAACATATGGATGATATTATCAAATTTATTCAAAATTTAATCGATGAAGGCTATGCTTACGAAAGTGGCGGAGATGTCTACTTCAGAACACGCAAATTCGATGGTTATGGAAAGTTAAGCCATCAATCTATCGATGATTTGAAAATTGGTGCTCGCATCGAACAAGGTGAACAAAAAGAAGAAGCTTTAGACTTCACTTTATGGAAAAAAGCAAAACCGGGCGAAATCAGTTGGGAAAGTCCATTTGGTACAGGACGTCCGGGTTGGCACATTGAATGCTCAGTGATGGCCTATGAAAAACTAGGTGCAACGATTGATATTCACGCTGGTGGAAGTGATTTACAATTTCCTCACCATGAAAATGAAATTGCACAATCAGAAGCGCATAATCATGCACCATTTGCAAACTATTGGATGCATAACGGCTTTATTAATATTGACAATGAAAAAATGAGTAAATCATTAGGTAACTTTATTTTAGTTCACGATATTATTAAAGAGGTCGACCCCGATGTATTGCGTTTCTTTATGATCAGCGTACATTATAGAAGTCCCATCAACTATAACATCGAGCGTGTAGAAGCTGCACGTAGTGGTCTTGAGCGTATTCGTAACAGTTATCAAGCGCTCATTGAACGAGAAGCGGTTGCTACAAATCTTGTAGACGATACGAATTATTTAGAACAAATTGAACAAGTACTTGAGCAATTTGAAAAAGTGATGGACGATGATTTTAATACAGCGAATGCCATTACAGCGTGGTATGATTTAGTTAAACTTACAAATAAATACATGTTAGAAGATAATACGTCGACACAAGTGATTCAACGTTTTAAAGAAGTATTCCAAATCTTCAGTGACGTACTGGGTATCCCACTTACTTCTCAAAAAGATGAGCAACTGCTTGATGAAGAGATTGAAAAATTAATTGAAGAACGAAATGAAGCTAGAAAAGCTAAAGATTTTGCACGTGCAGACGAAATTCGTGATCAATTAAAAGCACAAAATATTATTCTTGAAGATACACCACAGGGCGTGAGATTTAAACGTGGCTAA
- a CDS encoding NYN domain-containing protein — MKDYYVIIDGYNMIGQSPELSRVAKENLEEAREQLLIEIANYNAVIKGKIVCVFDAYEQGTPQSESVYHGVHVIFTKENETADSFIERYVYNIYNKHTTHITVVTSDMSEQHAIFGTGAYRLSSREMWRHLKENKETVTKSMHHFHEQKPRTRIHLSEEVLSEFEKLRRGESEE; from the coding sequence ATGAAAGACTATTATGTAATCATTGACGGGTACAACATGATAGGTCAGTCTCCAGAATTAAGTCGAGTAGCTAAAGAAAACTTAGAAGAAGCAAGAGAGCAACTGCTGATTGAAATCGCAAACTATAATGCGGTCATAAAAGGGAAAATTGTTTGTGTTTTTGATGCTTATGAACAAGGTACGCCTCAGTCAGAGTCTGTCTATCATGGTGTGCATGTGATTTTTACGAAAGAAAATGAAACGGCTGATAGTTTTATTGAGCGTTATGTTTACAATATTTACAACAAACATACAACGCATATCACAGTTGTAACAAGTGATATGAGTGAACAGCATGCTATTTTTGGGACGGGCGCTTATCGTTTATCTTCAAGAGAAATGTGGCGCCATTTAAAAGAAAATAAAGAGACCGTCACAAAGTCGATGCATCATTTTCATGAACAGAAGCCGAGAACGCGGATTCACTTATCTGAAGAAGTATTGTCTGAATTTGAGAAATTAAGGCGAGGCGAGTCCGAAGAATAA
- the cysE gene encoding serine O-acetyltransferase codes for MMDDVKMVFEQDPAARSTFEVITTYAGLHAVWSHLIAHRLYNKKRFTLARVISQVSRFFTGIEIHPGAKIGRRLFIDHGMGVVIGETCTIGDNVTIYQGVTLGGTGKEKGKRHPDIGDNVLIAAGAKVLGNIKVDSNVNIGANSVVLRNVPSYTTVVGIPGRVVKQDGIRTGKTFDHLNLPDPIYEQLKQLERQLEQTKNGEIKDDYII; via the coding sequence ATGATGGATGATGTAAAAATGGTCTTTGAACAAGACCCAGCAGCGCGTTCGACTTTTGAAGTGATTACAACATACGCGGGCTTGCATGCCGTGTGGAGTCATCTTATTGCACATCGTTTATACAATAAAAAACGCTTCACATTAGCGCGTGTCATATCTCAAGTTTCTCGCTTTTTTACAGGTATAGAAATCCATCCAGGCGCTAAAATTGGACGTCGTCTTTTTATCGATCATGGCATGGGTGTCGTTATCGGAGAGACATGTACAATAGGTGATAATGTAACGATTTACCAAGGTGTGACTTTAGGAGGGACTGGGAAAGAAAAAGGTAAGAGACACCCCGATATTGGAGACAACGTCTTGATTGCAGCAGGGGCTAAAGTATTAGGAAATATTAAAGTAGACTCGAATGTCAATATCGGTGCCAATTCTGTTGTATTAAGAAATGTGCCTAGTTATACAACTGTTGTAGGCATTCCTGGTCGTGTGGTAAAACAAGACGGCATTCGCACCGGTAAAACGTTTGATCATCTCAATTTGCCTGACCCTATTTATGAACAACTCAAGCAGCTTGAACGACAACTTGAACAAACTAAAAATGGAGAGATTAAAGATGATTACATTATATAA
- a CDS encoding sigma-70 family RNA polymerase sigma factor, with product MLYQYELDDTFSVMIAQVKAQQPEAIVQLITYIEQYARKSFSDFSIIPADCEDLIQEVLLAIFKKIQSENFYYDVPFEHYIHRAIYLRKIDYRRKKMTHERLFDNYIERYATQYQVMLAQQYQSGCTSQQFCHEVLKLADRGLSHFEMQVLKYLIEEWKPSEIALALKAEDKKIYNAIYRIRKKLKVLLDE from the coding sequence ATGCTTTATCAATATGAATTAGATGATACTTTTTCTGTAATGATTGCTCAAGTAAAGGCCCAGCAACCAGAGGCAATCGTACAATTGATCACTTACATTGAGCAATATGCACGAAAAAGTTTTAGTGACTTTAGTATCATACCGGCAGATTGCGAAGATCTTATCCAAGAAGTGTTGCTAGCCATTTTTAAAAAGATACAAAGCGAGAATTTTTATTACGATGTCCCTTTCGAACATTATATTCATCGCGCAATTTATTTACGTAAAATAGACTATCGCCGTAAAAAGATGACGCATGAACGGTTATTCGACAACTATATTGAACGCTATGCGACGCAATACCAAGTTATGTTGGCACAGCAATATCAAAGTGGGTGTACATCGCAACAATTTTGTCATGAAGTATTAAAACTAGCGGACCGTGGATTAAGTCATTTTGAAATGCAGGTGTTGAAATATCTGATTGAGGAATGGAAACCGTCAGAAATTGCATTGGCATTAAAGGCTGAAGATAAAAAAATATATAATGCCATCTACCGAATCCGTAAGAAATTGAAAGTACTTTTGGACGAATAG
- the gltX gene encoding glutamate--tRNA ligase, protein MSNRVRVRYAPSPTGYLHIGNARTALFNYLFAKHYDGDFVIRIEDTDTKRNLADGEASQFENLKWLGLDWDESVDQDKGYGPYRQSERGHIYQPLVDQLLAEDKAYKCYMTEEELEAERQAQIERGEMPRYGGKHAHLTEEERQQFEAEGRKPAIRLRVPQNKTYQFDDMVKGTVSFESDNFGDWVIVKKDGIPTYNFAVAVDDHYMEITDVIRGDDHISNTPKQLMIYETFGWEPPRFAHMTLIVNEQRKKLSKRDGQILQFIEQYKELGYLPEALFNFIALLGWSPEGEEEIFSKEQFIDIFTEKRLSKSPAFFDKQKLAWINNQYMKEKDSETVFEMTLPHMVKAGLLPESPSEAELDWGRKLVALYQEQMSYAGEIVPLSELFFRDEKELDEASQEVLNGEQVPELMNALYGKLEALEPFEAAEIKKKIKEVQKETGIKGKQLFMPIRVAVTGQMHGPELPNTMEVLGKTKVLRRINQLL, encoded by the coding sequence ATGAGTAACCGAGTAAGAGTCAGATATGCACCAAGCCCAACAGGTTATTTGCATATCGGTAACGCACGTACTGCATTATTTAACTATTTATTCGCGAAACACTATGATGGAGATTTTGTGATTCGTATTGAAGACACGGATACTAAGCGTAACCTTGCCGATGGTGAAGCTTCACAATTTGAAAATTTAAAATGGTTAGGCTTGGATTGGGATGAATCTGTGGATCAAGATAAAGGTTATGGTCCATATCGTCAATCTGAACGTGGTCACATTTATCAACCGCTTGTGGATCAATTGTTAGCTGAAGACAAAGCGTACAAATGTTACATGACGGAAGAAGAATTAGAAGCAGAGCGTCAAGCACAAATCGAACGCGGTGAGATGCCACGTTATGGTGGTAAACATGCCCATCTAACAGAAGAGGAAAGACAGCAGTTTGAAGCAGAGGGACGTAAGCCTGCTATTCGTTTACGTGTTCCACAAAATAAAACATATCAGTTCGATGACATGGTGAAAGGGACAGTTTCTTTTGAATCTGATAACTTCGGCGACTGGGTAATTGTGAAAAAAGATGGTATTCCAACATACAATTTTGCAGTTGCTGTAGATGATCACTATATGGAAATTACAGATGTGATTCGCGGCGATGATCATATTTCTAACACACCGAAACAATTAATGATTTATGAAACATTTGGTTGGGAACCGCCTCGTTTTGCACATATGACATTAATCGTGAATGAGCAACGCAAAAAGTTAAGTAAGCGTGACGGTCAAATTTTACAGTTTATTGAGCAATATAAAGAGTTAGGTTATTTACCAGAAGCGTTATTTAACTTTATCGCATTATTAGGGTGGTCTCCTGAAGGTGAAGAAGAAATCTTTTCTAAAGAACAGTTCATCGATATCTTTACTGAAAAGCGTCTATCAAAATCTCCTGCATTTTTCGATAAACAAAAATTGGCTTGGATTAATAACCAATACATGAAAGAAAAAGATTCAGAAACAGTTTTTGAGATGACATTACCGCATATGGTTAAAGCTGGTTTGTTACCTGAATCACCATCAGAAGCTGAATTAGACTGGGGACGTAAACTCGTGGCACTTTATCAAGAACAAATGAGCTACGCTGGAGAAATCGTACCTTTATCAGAGCTATTTTTCCGAGACGAAAAAGAATTAGACGAAGCTTCACAAGAAGTGTTGAATGGTGAACAAGTTCCTGAATTAATGAATGCACTATATGGTAAATTAGAAGCGTTAGAGCCATTTGAAGCTGCTGAAATTAAAAAGAAAATTAAAGAAGTCCAAAAAGAAACAGGCATTAAAGGGAAACAACTCTTCATGCCAATTCGTGTTGCGGTAACTGGACAAATGCATGGACCAGAATTGCCGAATACAATGGAAGTGCTTGGCAAAACAAAAGTACTTCGGCGAATTAATCAATTATTGTAA
- the rlmB gene encoding 23S rRNA (guanosine(2251)-2'-O)-methyltransferase RlmB, which translates to MDSEIIVGRHAVREAVTTGHTINKILIQEGIKKQQIEDILKAAKSAKLVVQTVPKSKLDQISNAPHQGVAAYVAPYEYETLDHFLKQQAEKETLSTVLILDGLEDPHNLGSILRTADATGVDGIIIPKRRSVALTQTVAKASTGAIQHVPVIRVTNLSQTMDELKDKGYWIAGTEANHATDYRQMQVDVPLAIVIGSEGQGMSRRVKEKCDFYIKIPMVGHVNSLNASVAASLMMYEVFRKRRPIGGED; encoded by the coding sequence ATGGATTCAGAAATCATTGTTGGCCGTCATGCAGTAAGAGAAGCTGTGACAACCGGACATACCATTAATAAGATACTGATTCAAGAAGGCATTAAAAAGCAACAGATTGAAGATATTTTAAAAGCTGCAAAATCAGCAAAACTTGTTGTACAAACCGTTCCAAAATCAAAATTAGATCAAATCTCGAATGCACCTCATCAAGGCGTAGCAGCTTATGTCGCTCCTTACGAATATGAGACATTAGATCATTTCTTAAAGCAACAAGCTGAAAAAGAGACACTTTCTACAGTATTAATCTTAGATGGCTTGGAAGATCCGCATAATTTAGGGTCAATATTAAGAACAGCAGATGCAACTGGTGTGGATGGGATTATTATTCCGAAAAGACGCTCTGTTGCATTGACACAAACAGTAGCTAAAGCGTCTACTGGCGCGATTCAACATGTCCCGGTTATTAGAGTCACGAATCTATCTCAAACGATGGATGAATTGAAAGATAAAGGCTACTGGATAGCGGGCACAGAAGCAAATCATGCGACAGATTATAGACAAATGCAAGTGGACGTTCCGTTAGCTATTGTTATCGGAAGTGAAGGTCAAGGAATGAGCCGTCGGGTAAAAGAAAAATGTGATTTTTATATTAAAATTCCTATGGTTGGCCATGTGAATAGTTTGAATGCTTCTGTTGCAGCAAGTTTAATGATGTATGAAGTGTTTAGAAAACGGCGGCCCATTGGCGGTGAAGATTAA
- the rpmG gene encoding 50S ribosomal protein L33: MKKVPLNCEECGNRNYHVPKTINKTDRLVLKKFCAKCNTHTFHKESK, translated from the coding sequence TTGAAAAAAGTGCCATTAAATTGCGAGGAATGTGGAAACCGTAACTATCATGTACCGAAAACGATCAATAAAACTGACCGGCTCGTATTAAAGAAATTCTGTGCAAAATGTAATACACATACATTTCATAAGGAATCTAAATAA
- a CDS encoding Mini-ribonuclease 3, with the protein MNKKLLNPLSLAYVGDAVLDQHVRTYIILKLQSKPNRLHQEAKRFVSAKSQAATLEALIENNWFTEEERDIIRRGRNAKSYTKAKNTDIQTYRKSSGLEALIGYLYLDQQNARLEALLTTIVEYVEERR; encoded by the coding sequence ATCAACAAAAAATTATTAAATCCACTCTCTTTAGCATATGTGGGCGATGCTGTTTTAGATCAGCACGTCCGTACATATATCATTCTCAAATTACAGAGCAAACCGAACCGCTTGCATCAAGAAGCGAAAAGATTTGTCTCAGCTAAAAGTCAGGCTGCAACACTTGAAGCTTTAATTGAAAACAATTGGTTTACAGAAGAAGAACGAGATATCATTCGACGTGGACGTAATGCTAAAAGTTATACAAAAGCGAAAAACACAGATATTCAAACCTATCGAAAAAGTTCTGGCTTAGAAGCGCTGATTGGCTATTTATATTTAGATCAACAAAATGCGAGACTGGAAGCATTATTAACGACAATAGTTGAATATGTAGAAGAAAGGCGTTGA